In Cicer arietinum cultivar CDC Frontier isolate Library 1 chromosome 1, Cicar.CDCFrontier_v2.0, whole genome shotgun sequence, one DNA window encodes the following:
- the LOC101491075 gene encoding mediator of RNA polymerase II transcription subunit 18 isoform X4: MECVVQGIIETQHVEALEILLQGLCGVQRERLRIHEICLKNGPNLGLVASEVRLLCDLEQTEPSWTVRHIGGAMRGAGAEQISVLVRTMVESKVSKNVLRMFYTLGYKLDHELLRVGFSFQFNRGAQITVTVSSVNKMLKLHATDEAVPVTPGIQMVEVTAPASAENYTEVAAAVSSFCEYLAPLLHLSKPGVSTGVVPTAAAAAASLMSDGGGTTL, from the exons ATGGAATGTGTGGTTCAGGGAATTATTGAGACACAG CATGTTGAGGCCCTTGAGATTCTTCTTCAGGGGCTATGTGGTGTTCAAAGAGAACGATTGAGGATCCATGAAATATGTCTCAAGAACGGTCCAAATCTCG GTCTAGTAGCATCTGAGGTTCGACTTTTATGTGATCTAGAGCAAACTGAACCCTCATG GACTGTTAGACATATAGGTGGTGCAATGAGGGGTGCTGGTGCTGAGCAAATCTCCGTTCTGGTTAGGACAATGGTGGAAAGCAAAGTGAGCAAGAATGTACTTCGTATGTTCTATACACTTGGCTACAAGTTAGACCATGAGCTGCTAAGGGTGGGATTTTCCTTCCAGTTCAATCGGGGGGCACAAATCACTGTAACAGTTTCATCCGTCAATAAAATGCTCAAGCTGCATGCAACTGACGAGGCCGTGCCAGTAACACCTGGAATACAGATGGTTGAAGTGACAGCGCCTGCTTCTGCTGAAAACTATACTGAAGTTGCTGCTGCTGTGTCATCCTTTTGTGAATACCTTGCCCC GCTTCTCCATCTGTCCAAACCAGGCGTTTCAACTGGTGTTGTTCCTACTGCTGCTGCAGCTGCTGCATCTCTAATGTCTGATGGTGGGGGTACAACTTTGTAG
- the LOC101491075 gene encoding mediator of RNA polymerase II transcription subunit 18 isoform X3 gives MQLKKADMECVVQGIIETQHVEALEILLQGLCGVQRERLRIHEICLKNGPNLGLVASEVRLLCDLEQTEPSWTVRHIGGAMRGAGAEQISVLVRTMVESKVSKNVLRMFYTLGYKLDHELLRVGFSFQFNRGAQITVTVSSVNKMLKLHATDEAVPVTPGIQMVEVTAPASAENYTEVAAAVSSFCEYLAPLLHLSKPGVSTGVVPTAAAAAASLMSDGGGTTL, from the exons ATGCAACTG AAGAAAGCAGATATGGAATGTGTGGTTCAGGGAATTATTGAGACACAG CATGTTGAGGCCCTTGAGATTCTTCTTCAGGGGCTATGTGGTGTTCAAAGAGAACGATTGAGGATCCATGAAATATGTCTCAAGAACGGTCCAAATCTCG GTCTAGTAGCATCTGAGGTTCGACTTTTATGTGATCTAGAGCAAACTGAACCCTCATG GACTGTTAGACATATAGGTGGTGCAATGAGGGGTGCTGGTGCTGAGCAAATCTCCGTTCTGGTTAGGACAATGGTGGAAAGCAAAGTGAGCAAGAATGTACTTCGTATGTTCTATACACTTGGCTACAAGTTAGACCATGAGCTGCTAAGGGTGGGATTTTCCTTCCAGTTCAATCGGGGGGCACAAATCACTGTAACAGTTTCATCCGTCAATAAAATGCTCAAGCTGCATGCAACTGACGAGGCCGTGCCAGTAACACCTGGAATACAGATGGTTGAAGTGACAGCGCCTGCTTCTGCTGAAAACTATACTGAAGTTGCTGCTGCTGTGTCATCCTTTTGTGAATACCTTGCCCC GCTTCTCCATCTGTCCAAACCAGGCGTTTCAACTGGTGTTGTTCCTACTGCTGCTGCAGCTGCTGCATCTCTAATGTCTGATGGTGGGGGTACAACTTTGTAG
- the LOC101491075 gene encoding mediator of RNA polymerase II transcription subunit 18 isoform X1 has translation MVFCTLKGRRSLPSQKKADMECVVQGIIETQHVEALEILLQGLCGVQRERLRIHEICLKNGPNLGLVASEVRLLCDLEQTEPSWTVRHIGGAMRGAGAEQISVLVRTMVESKVSKNVLRMFYTLGYKLDHELLRVGFSFQFNRGAQITVTVSSVNKMLKLHATDEAVPVTPGIQMVEVTAPASAENYTEVAAAVSSFCEYLAPLLHLSKPGVSTGVVPTAAAAAASLMSDGGGTTL, from the exons ATGGTTTTTTGCACACTTAAAGGCCGTCGATCGCTGCCTTCa CAGAAGAAAGCAGATATGGAATGTGTGGTTCAGGGAATTATTGAGACACAG CATGTTGAGGCCCTTGAGATTCTTCTTCAGGGGCTATGTGGTGTTCAAAGAGAACGATTGAGGATCCATGAAATATGTCTCAAGAACGGTCCAAATCTCG GTCTAGTAGCATCTGAGGTTCGACTTTTATGTGATCTAGAGCAAACTGAACCCTCATG GACTGTTAGACATATAGGTGGTGCAATGAGGGGTGCTGGTGCTGAGCAAATCTCCGTTCTGGTTAGGACAATGGTGGAAAGCAAAGTGAGCAAGAATGTACTTCGTATGTTCTATACACTTGGCTACAAGTTAGACCATGAGCTGCTAAGGGTGGGATTTTCCTTCCAGTTCAATCGGGGGGCACAAATCACTGTAACAGTTTCATCCGTCAATAAAATGCTCAAGCTGCATGCAACTGACGAGGCCGTGCCAGTAACACCTGGAATACAGATGGTTGAAGTGACAGCGCCTGCTTCTGCTGAAAACTATACTGAAGTTGCTGCTGCTGTGTCATCCTTTTGTGAATACCTTGCCCC GCTTCTCCATCTGTCCAAACCAGGCGTTTCAACTGGTGTTGTTCCTACTGCTGCTGCAGCTGCTGCATCTCTAATGTCTGATGGTGGGGGTACAACTTTGTAG
- the LOC101491075 gene encoding mediator of RNA polymerase II transcription subunit 18 isoform X2: MQLQKKADMECVVQGIIETQHVEALEILLQGLCGVQRERLRIHEICLKNGPNLGLVASEVRLLCDLEQTEPSWTVRHIGGAMRGAGAEQISVLVRTMVESKVSKNVLRMFYTLGYKLDHELLRVGFSFQFNRGAQITVTVSSVNKMLKLHATDEAVPVTPGIQMVEVTAPASAENYTEVAAAVSSFCEYLAPLLHLSKPGVSTGVVPTAAAAAASLMSDGGGTTL, from the exons ATGCAACTG CAGAAGAAAGCAGATATGGAATGTGTGGTTCAGGGAATTATTGAGACACAG CATGTTGAGGCCCTTGAGATTCTTCTTCAGGGGCTATGTGGTGTTCAAAGAGAACGATTGAGGATCCATGAAATATGTCTCAAGAACGGTCCAAATCTCG GTCTAGTAGCATCTGAGGTTCGACTTTTATGTGATCTAGAGCAAACTGAACCCTCATG GACTGTTAGACATATAGGTGGTGCAATGAGGGGTGCTGGTGCTGAGCAAATCTCCGTTCTGGTTAGGACAATGGTGGAAAGCAAAGTGAGCAAGAATGTACTTCGTATGTTCTATACACTTGGCTACAAGTTAGACCATGAGCTGCTAAGGGTGGGATTTTCCTTCCAGTTCAATCGGGGGGCACAAATCACTGTAACAGTTTCATCCGTCAATAAAATGCTCAAGCTGCATGCAACTGACGAGGCCGTGCCAGTAACACCTGGAATACAGATGGTTGAAGTGACAGCGCCTGCTTCTGCTGAAAACTATACTGAAGTTGCTGCTGCTGTGTCATCCTTTTGTGAATACCTTGCCCC GCTTCTCCATCTGTCCAAACCAGGCGTTTCAACTGGTGTTGTTCCTACTGCTGCTGCAGCTGCTGCATCTCTAATGTCTGATGGTGGGGGTACAACTTTGTAG